Genomic segment of Thiobacillus sp.:
GCGGCGTCGATGAATATCGTGGCGTGTTGCAATCCAACGTCGAAGAATATGAGCGCTTGGCCAGGATGACGGACGAAATGCTGTTCCTCGCCAAGGCCGACAACCGGCTCATCGTGCCGAACCGGGAGACGGTCGACCTTACGCGAGAGGCCCAGGACTTGATCGAGTTCCACGGCATCGTTGCCGAGGAGCATGGCATCCAGATACTTCTTGAAGGCGAGGCAAGCGTACCCGGGGATCGCCTGATGCTGCGCCGGGGCCTGTCCAACCTGCTGGCCAACGCCATCCGCCACACCTCAACTGGCGGCAGCGTGACGATTCGACTCACCTTAGAGTCGGATCACGCGGTCATCGCCGTGGAGAACCCCGGAACGATCTCCCCGGAGAAGCTTCCTCACCTGTTCGATCGTTTCTATACGGGCGACCCCGCGCGCAGTTCTGGAGGCACGGGTCTCGGGCTCGCCATTGTCCGTTCAATAGTTGACGTTCACGGAGGCAGAATCTCAGCTTCCACCACGGCGGGCCGAACGGTTTTCGAGATGTGGCTACCGATGAAGGTGATTTGAGAACATAGCCAATAATCTGCCCGATGGGGCCGGTGGCAAAACGTCTCGAGCTCGGCCATTACAGACAGATAACACGATTGAATCTTGCATTTGCACCTGCTACATTCTAAACATCGTTAGATTGTTAGACATATGAACAAGCGCCAACTCAAGGACCTGCTCTACGAACAGGTCGCCCGCATCGGCAAGGCCACTTCCAGTCCCAAGCGGCTGGAACTTCTGGAGATACTCGCTCAAGGTGAGAAGACCGTCGAAGTCCTGGCCGCAGAGGCCAACATCGACATCAAACTTGCCAGCGCCCACCTGCGGGTCTTAAAGGAGGCGCGCCTGGTCGAGACTCGGCGCGAGGGTCGCTTCATCGCCTATCGCTTGACTGGCAGCGATGTCAGCGACCTCTGGGTCAATCTGCGTACCGTCGCCGAGGAACACCTGGTGGAACTGAAGGTGGCCATGGACCAGATCTTCTCGACTCCGGAGAAACTGGACGCCGAGACCCGGCGCGGCCTGCTGGAAAAAGCCCGGCGTGGTGATGTGGTGGTGCTGGACGTGCGTCCCTCAGATGAATACGCCAATGGGCACCTGCCTTACGCCCGCTCCATGCCGCTGGAGGAAATCAAGAGACGCCTGGCCGAGTTGCCTGCGGACAAGGAGATCGTCGCCTACTGCCGTGGCCCCTTCTGCATGCTGTCCGCCGAGGCGGTGCAACTGCTGCGGGAGCATGGCTACGACGCCCACAAGATCACCGACGGTTTGCCGGAGTGGCTGGCGGCAGGACTCCCCATCGAATCCGGAGAAACCTGATGGCCAGGTATCTCTTCATCCTCAACGATGCGCCCTATGGCAACGAACGCCCCTACAACGCCTTGCGCCTGGCCGGGACGCTGGCCAAGCAGGAAGGAGAGCAGGTGCGGCTCTTTCTCATGGGGGACGCCGCCCTCTGCGCCAAGCGGGGACAGCAGGTGCCCCAAGGGTTCTACAACATCAATCTGATGTTGGGCCGGGTCGTCCGCCACGGAGAGGTGGCGGTGTGCGGCACCTGCATGGATGCCCGCGGCATGACAGATGCGGAACTGCTGGAGGGCGCGCGGCGCTCCACTCTGGAAGAGCTTGTCCATTGGACCCAGCAGTCCGACAAGGTTCTGGTTTTCTGAATCACACCCAACGAGGAGACAACGATGTTTTTCCGCCAACTTCTGGCCAAGGAGGCCACGCTTTCCTACCTGTTCGGCTGCGCTTCCTGCCATGTGGCCGTAGTCGTTGATCCGGTTCTGGGCGACGAGGATTGGTTCCTGGCCGAGGCGGCCAAGCAGGACGTGAAGATCACCCACGTCATCGACACCCATGTTCATGCCGACCACTATTCCGGGGGCCGAGCCTTGGCCGAAAAGGCGGGCGCGAAGTATTGTCTGCACGAATCCAATGCGGGACGGGTGAAGTATCCCTTCGAGCCCCTCAAGGACAACCAGCGCATCGACGTCGGCAACGTCTACATCGACGTCCTGCATACCCCCGGCCACACGCCGGATTCCATCTGCGTGCTGGTGACGGATAAGCGTCGTGCCGAGGCACCCTGGTTCGTGCTCACCGGGGACACCCTGTTCATCGGTGCCGTGGGACGGCCCGACCTGGCCGGCAAGGAGACGGTGATGGCCGTGCAGATCCACGAATCGATCCACCAGCGCCTCCTATCTCTGGCGCCCGAGGTCGAAATCTATCCCGGCCATACTTCCGGCAGCGTTTGTGGTGCTGGCATGTCCGGCAAGCCCGGCTCCACCCTGGGCTTTGAAAAACGCTGGAATCCCATCCTGGCGCTAGAGAAGGATGACTTCGTCGCCTCCCTGACCAAGGAAATCCCGCCCCGGCCAGCCGAAATGGATCGCATGGTGGCCTTCAACCTGGGCGCTTGAGATGACCGTTGCCCAGGAAGTGGCGGACTACCGCTACGGCATCCGTCACAACATCGCCCAGTTCGGCCATCAGTTGATTCAGGTCTTCCTGGTGGGGCTCACCATCGGCATGACCCGCACGGTGGTGCCGGCCTTGGCTGAATCCGAGTTCGGCGTCGCCAAGGGTTCCTTCATGATGTTGATGGCCTTCGTGGTGGCCTTCGGCTTCGTCAAAGGCACTCTCAACTTCGTTGCAGGTCGATTGTCCGAGCGTATTGGCCGTAAGCAAGTGCTGTTCTGGGGCTGGGTCGCAGCGGTGCCAATCCCCTTCATCATCCTCTACGCCCCGTCCTGGGACTGGATCGTGTTCGCCACCGTGCTGCTCGGT
This window contains:
- a CDS encoding metalloregulator ArsR/SmtB family transcription factor, which gives rise to MNKRQLKDLLYEQVARIGKATSSPKRLELLEILAQGEKTVEVLAAEANIDIKLASAHLRVLKEARLVETRREGRFIAYRLTGSDVSDLWVNLRTVAEEHLVELKVAMDQIFSTPEKLDAETRRGLLEKARRGDVVVLDVRPSDEYANGHLPYARSMPLEEIKRRLAELPADKEIVAYCRGPFCMLSAEAVQLLREHGYDAHKITDGLPEWLAAGLPIESGET
- a CDS encoding MBL fold metallo-hydrolase; the encoded protein is MFFRQLLAKEATLSYLFGCASCHVAVVVDPVLGDEDWFLAEAAKQDVKITHVIDTHVHADHYSGGRALAEKAGAKYCLHESNAGRVKYPFEPLKDNQRIDVGNVYIDVLHTPGHTPDSICVLVTDKRRAEAPWFVLTGDTLFIGAVGRPDLAGKETVMAVQIHESIHQRLLSLAPEVEIYPGHTSGSVCGAGMSGKPGSTLGFEKRWNPILALEKDDFVASLTKEIPPRPAEMDRMVAFNLGA
- a CDS encoding DsrE family protein, whose protein sequence is MARYLFILNDAPYGNERPYNALRLAGTLAKQEGEQVRLFLMGDAALCAKRGQQVPQGFYNINLMLGRVVRHGEVAVCGTCMDARGMTDAELLEGARRSTLEELVHWTQQSDKVLVF